The Prevotella melaninogenica region TTCATTCAGTATATTGCGTACCATTCTTATTCCTCCTCTTCTTTTAATTGCCATTTACTTACTTGCTCTTGCGTTTCCGTCATATTGCGGTACAGAGAACAGTCTTTCATCAGTTCTTGGTGTGTTCCTTTTGACACAACCTGCCCTTTGTCCATCACAACAATACGCTCCATATCCTGAATAGTATTGAGACGGTGAGCAATGGTAATGACGGTCTTGTTGCGCTGCAATTCATCAAGAGCTTCTTGGATTAGTTTCTCATTCTCTCCGTCCAATGCGGCAGTGGCTTCATCGAGAATAATTATTGGAGAGTCTTTGAGCAACATTCGAGCAATGGAAATACGCTGTTTTTCTCCGCCAGAGAATTTTATGCCGGCTTCGCCTGCCAGCGTATCATAACCATTCGGCAAGCCCATGATAAAATCATGAATACGGGCACGCTCTGCTGCCATTTCCACTTCCTTTTGTGTGGCGGTAGGTCTTCCAATACAAATATTGTCCCGAATACTTGTGTTAAAGAGAAAAACCTCCTGCTGTACCATCGAAAAATAATCAGCGATATTACGTTCGGAGAATTCCATAATATTCTCTCCTCCCAGTCGGATAGTCCCTGTTTGGGGGTGCCAGAACCCCATCATCAAACTTGCCAGCGTGGTTTTTCCCGACCCTGACTCGCCGACGATAGCAGTATGGCTTCCTCTCGGAAATTGAAGACATACATCTTTCAGCGCATTGTCTTTCTTGTTTGGATAGGAGAATGTAACATGCTCGAAACAAACATCCGTCTGTGTCGTATCTGTTTTCTTGTCCGCTGTTTCCTTTGTCTGTACCTCTGTAATGGACTGTACTTTTGCCAACGACTGACCATAGATGATTCGGAAATGTTGGAATGTAGCCAACTTAGCAAAGGAGGACGAGAACAATCCGCCCAATATCAAGGCAAGGATAAAACGAGCTACAGTTAATTCGCCCGAACTCATCATCCATAGTCCAATAAGAGTCATTACCACGATACCACCTTCCAAGAACATCGTTATCAATGTCATGGGAACGGTAACGCTAAACATGCTCCGCTTTACCCAACGGATGTAGTCGCGCATACCACCAAGTACCTGTTCCGTTCTGTTTTCCTCGTTACTGAAGACTTTGATTACCGATATGGTAGCCACATATTCCAAAAGGTCTTCCGACATTTTTTGCGTACTTTCCATAAAGTGTTGAAAGCTCTTTCCCCAAAGTGTTTTGACAGCCATTTGCAGAAGAAATGCCACAGGCAAAAGAGAAATGAGCGACAGCCCCAAACGCCAGTCTAACACCATAATGATTACCCAGAGTAAGACTGGAAAAAGCGTAGCCGAAAGGATTTCGGGTAATCCATGTGCTAAATAAATTTCAATTTGTTCCACATCGTGGTTAATAATATTCACCAAGTCGCCAACTTTCCGTTCTTGAAAGAAACCGAGCGGCAAGCGTTGCAAATGACTTATGATACGCAACCTCAATCGTGTAAGGGCATTGTAAGCCGACCGGTGTGCGCGCCAAATCGAGGTTCCATAGAATACGCCTCGAAGCATTGCGAATAGTATCATTATTCCTCCAATACCCCAAACTATTATGGGAGGGAGCGTGCCATTTATCAACTTGTCCACAGCCCACACTACAAGCAGTATAGGGAGTGTGCCTAAAATAAGGTGCAATATAACCACAGCATTGGAGAGCAGGCTACGGCTCTCCCGTTCCTCATCAAGGGGTCTGACTTTTTGTTTATCCATATATGTGTCGTTTTGATCTTTTCTGCTGCAAAAGTACGGCAACAAACAGGGATAAAATAACCCCGATAAGCATTATACTGCCCCAAAACAACAATTTGCTCGCATATAAACACAATAGGGGTATAAGCGTGGATAATAGGGTTATTTATTTGCTTGGCAGGTAAGTATCTTTGCACAGAATCTCACAAACAAATATGATATGTCAATCAGCTCAATAGTCCATTTATACAAAAGAATGCTCATTGTCGGCTTTCTATCGTTGTGGTCTTTTCCTATGTTTGCACAACTGCAACCAACAGAAATAAAAGTTATTGATGCAGAAAATGGGAACAGTATAGAATTTGCCACCGTACAATGGAAAGGTTTGAATGCTCCAACGTACACGAATAGTACGACTACAAACAGGAAAGGTATTGCAAAACTAAGTGCATCAAGTAATCAAAAACTTATGCTTATGGTAAGTTATGTCGGTTATCAGACCATTACCGATACGATTACTGCAAATGGGAAGCGTTATACCATAAGACTACTCCCGGAATCAACAGAGCTGGCAGATGTAGTCGTAGTAGGAAAAACAAGAGCACAAATACTCAGAGAGTCGCCTGAAGCAGTTTCTGTAATAAATGCGAAAGAACTTCAAGGCAGATCTATTTCGTTAGAAACCGTTTTGAATAAAACCATAGGTTTGAAAGTCGGACAGACCGGTGGCTTGGGGAGCAGTTCGAGAATTATTGTTCATGGATTGGAAGGAAACCGCATTCAAATCTTATGGGACGGAATACCAATGAGTACTTCTGACGGGGCTTTTTCTCTTGATGAAATTCCGATAGACATTATAGAAAGAATAGAAGTCTATAAGAGTATCATACCCGCCCGTTTCGGATGTGATGGATTGGGGGGAGCCGTCAATATCGTTACTAAAGAGTTTAGTACGGATTATTTAGATGCCTCGTATGAATTCGGATCTTACCAAACACACAAAGGAAGTGTCTTCTCTCGCAAGAATTTTCCAAAGAGTGGCATTCTACTCGGTGCGGGAGGTTATTATACATCTGCAAAGAATGACTACTCTTTCAGAGTTCCCGAGAGAGAAAATCTGTTAGTAAGACGTGACCACGACCATTTTCGTTCGTATATGTTGAAGGGAAAAATTGCTTTCACGAAACTTTGGCTCGATGAGATTAGTACCGAGTTCGGGTATTACAATCGTTTCAATGAAATCCAAGGTATCTTAAAAAACATACAACATGCCGAAAACAAATCAGGAATGTTTATGTTGGAAAACAAATTGATAAAAAGCGGAATGCTGAACGACCGCCTTAACTTTGAGTCCCATTTCTCCCTTTCACATACAACAAACAATTTTGTGGATACGGCACGAGTTAATCACGATTTCGAAGGAAACATATATCCGAGTCCGAATGGACAGGGAGAAACAGGGGATGTTCCTCACAACTCGAATGACAAAGGATTGGAAATCAATGAACGTATCAATTTTGATTACAAGTTGTCCGCCAATCACAGTTTGAATCTGAACACACTTATTAACTACGCTAGAAGACAACCGAGCGACAACATTGCAAGTCAGCATGCAGGTTTTGTTATCGGAGGATTTCCCAGTAAAAAGACCAGTTTCATTTCGGGGTTGACTTGGGAGTCAAAACTCTTTGATAAGAAACTGACGAATATGCTTTCCGCAAAGTATTTCCACCTCCATTCCGAGATAGAAGATTTGACTTCATACGAGATGATTGAGGCTCCGAAGAAAAAGAACAATACGACCTCACAAATAGGCTGGATAGAGGCTATAAAATACGAGCCCTTCAGAGGTTTTCACTTGAAAGCATCTTACCAGCGGGCAATACGCCTTCCCAATTCACAAGAACTATTCGGTGATGGTATCATCACCTTTCCTGCAGCCGGATTGAGACCAGAGAAAAGCCACAACTTCAATCTGGGGTTCTTAATAGACAAAAATGATGTCCTCGGATTATCGCGATTGCAGTTTGAAGTGAACAGCTTTTATATGCAGGTAAGCGATATGATAAAACTGATGAAACAACACATGGCAGCCGGATATGTAAACGCAGAAAAGGTACATATTAAAGGTATAGAAACCGAAATAAAATTGGACATATCGCCAACGGTCTATGCCTACGGAAATCTAACTTATCAGGATGTGCGTGATGTCTTGAACTATTTACCCGGTACCCAAGCCCCCAATCCGACAAAAGGATTGCGACTACCGAACATTCCCTATTTGTTCGCCAACTTCGGGGCGGAGTATCACAGCAACCGATTATTCAAGAATTGGTATGTCAAGGCTTTCTGGGACGGCAAATTTACTGAGGAGTTCTTCTACTTCTGGGAACTTACCGAATTACAGAAACGACGTATTCCCCGCAGTTTCGTCAATGACATAGGGCTATTGTTGACCTACAAAAGCAAATATTCCGTAGCCTTGGAATGCCATAATATAATGAACAAAGAAGTTTGGGACCAATTCCGCCAACCATTGGCAGGACGGACACTTCACCTCAAATTCAGATATGTCTTCTCAAAAGGAATTTTCTAATTTAACAAATATAAAAAGATGAATACAACTATTTTCAATCGTATAGCTTTTTCTGCTATGCTGGTCGGCTTCATAGGGCTGACATCTTGTAACAAAAATGATGAACCTACGCCTACTCCTCAAGAGGTTCAGCAACATTTCACCTTTGTGCATTATGTGGACAAAAGTGCTTATGTAGGGACATTCAGTGATTTGACTCCTCAAGCAACCGACAATAAGAAAGCATTTGAATTCGGGTTCGGTTGCTATCTCTTTGCTAAGGGTAATACAGTGCTTGTACCCGAAGGGAAATTCGGGGATAAGATACATAAGTTTACAAGAGGTGCCCATGGAGAACTGATAAAAGCAGGTACTATGACATTTGAACAGATGGCTCAACCCGGAGAAATTAACTTCGTTGATGAACAGCGGGCATACGTTGCTTTGCACGGACGTGGAAAAATTGCGTTAATCAATACTTCAACATTGCAAAAGGAAGATGAAATTGACCTCTCGTCTTATGCGGTTCAAGACAACAATCCTGATCCCGGCTGTAATGTCATCCGTGATGGAAAGATGTATGTTGCCCTCAATCAGCTCAATTCGCCTCATACCTCCGTACCGGGTACTGGAGCAGAGGTAGCTATCATTGACCTCAAGACGAAAAAGACTGAAGTTATCAAAGATAACCGCACAAGTGTTGTAGGATTGTTCCGCCATTCTGACGCATTCATAGACGAGCGAGGTGACATCTACTTTTACAGTGCGGGCAACAACTTCAATGTTGCCGATAAGGAAGGTTTCCTGCGTATCCGCAAAGGAAGCGACAAATGGGATAGCAATTATCTGTTCAACCTATCGAAGACAACCATAAAAGGAATAGGTAAAACAGGGCAGTATATGATTAAGTCTTTCTATGCAGGTAATGGTATTGTGTATAGTTGCGTGAAAGTAACGGATACAGAATTTGGAATACTCAAGAAAGACTTCCAACCTGTGAAAATCGACATTTGGAACAAAACCATCGAAAAACTTGATTTGCCAATGACCGACAGCAATGGCTCTTTTGCTATAACTCGCTACAAGGACTTCATCGTCTTTGGAATGATATGTAACAATGGTACGGGGTATTACACCTACAATACCAAGACAGGCGAATGCTCGCAAAAACCAATTGTTACTGCCATAGGAGTTCCTTCAAGTTTAGTCGCATTTGAGTAAACTCTCATTAAAAACATTTCTCATGGAGCTATTGGTTCTTTTTTT contains the following coding sequences:
- a CDS encoding ABC transporter ATP-binding protein gives rise to the protein MDKQKVRPLDEERESRSLLSNAVVILHLILGTLPILLVVWAVDKLINGTLPPIIVWGIGGIMILFAMLRGVFYGTSIWRAHRSAYNALTRLRLRIISHLQRLPLGFFQERKVGDLVNIINHDVEQIEIYLAHGLPEILSATLFPVLLWVIIMVLDWRLGLSLISLLPVAFLLQMAVKTLWGKSFQHFMESTQKMSEDLLEYVATISVIKVFSNEENRTEQVLGGMRDYIRWVKRSMFSVTVPMTLITMFLEGGIVVMTLIGLWMMSSGELTVARFILALILGGLFSSSFAKLATFQHFRIIYGQSLAKVQSITEVQTKETADKKTDTTQTDVCFEHVTFSYPNKKDNALKDVCLQFPRGSHTAIVGESGSGKTTLASLMMGFWHPQTGTIRLGGENIMEFSERNIADYFSMVQQEVFLFNTSIRDNICIGRPTATQKEVEMAAERARIHDFIMGLPNGYDTLAGEAGIKFSGGEKQRISIARMLLKDSPIIILDEATAALDGENEKLIQEALDELQRNKTVITIAHRLNTIQDMERIVVMDKGQVVSKGTHQELMKDCSLYRNMTETQEQVSKWQLKEEEE
- a CDS encoding TonB-dependent receptor encodes the protein MSISSIVHLYKRMLIVGFLSLWSFPMFAQLQPTEIKVIDAENGNSIEFATVQWKGLNAPTYTNSTTTNRKGIAKLSASSNQKLMLMVSYVGYQTITDTITANGKRYTIRLLPESTELADVVVVGKTRAQILRESPEAVSVINAKELQGRSISLETVLNKTIGLKVGQTGGLGSSSRIIVHGLEGNRIQILWDGIPMSTSDGAFSLDEIPIDIIERIEVYKSIIPARFGCDGLGGAVNIVTKEFSTDYLDASYEFGSYQTHKGSVFSRKNFPKSGILLGAGGYYTSAKNDYSFRVPERENLLVRRDHDHFRSYMLKGKIAFTKLWLDEISTEFGYYNRFNEIQGILKNIQHAENKSGMFMLENKLIKSGMLNDRLNFESHFSLSHTTNNFVDTARVNHDFEGNIYPSPNGQGETGDVPHNSNDKGLEINERINFDYKLSANHSLNLNTLINYARRQPSDNIASQHAGFVIGGFPSKKTSFISGLTWESKLFDKKLTNMLSAKYFHLHSEIEDLTSYEMIEAPKKKNNTTSQIGWIEAIKYEPFRGFHLKASYQRAIRLPNSQELFGDGIITFPAAGLRPEKSHNFNLGFLIDKNDVLGLSRLQFEVNSFYMQVSDMIKLMKQHMAAGYVNAEKVHIKGIETEIKLDISPTVYAYGNLTYQDVRDVLNYLPGTQAPNPTKGLRLPNIPYLFANFGAEYHSNRLFKNWYVKAFWDGKFTEEFFYFWELTELQKRRIPRSFVNDIGLLLTYKSKYSVALECHNIMNKEVWDQFRQPLAGRTLHLKFRYVFSKGIF